From a region of the Bacillota bacterium genome:
- the argS gene encoding arginine--tRNA ligase — MMFKTRIAQLLAGALTEEGIDAEEIKLLLEIPPNPTLGDYALPCFGLAKRLRMAPNKIAAQLAEAIAEDAWLAKVEVVGGYLNLFLEPSCYIAEVLGAVLTQGNRYGSGEEEGNIVIDFSSPNIAKPFSIGHLPSTVIGHSLARIYRHLGFNVVRINHLGDWGTQFGKLMVAYHRWGEDQAIETKGIKELLRLYVKYHQVAEEDPELDNEARAWFKGLEDGDAEAVRLWEWFRALSLQEFERVYRRMGIEFDSYLGESFYNDKMDEVLKTIIEAGIATASEGALVVDVGDDIPPCLLKKSDGATLYATRDITAAIYRWNQWKFVKSLYVVGVTQSLHFDQVFRVLNLLGHHWAQRCQHVPFGTILFGDEAMSTRRGNVIFLEDVLEEAVTRIRTVIAARNPDLADPDGVAKQVGIGAVIFNALAHSRIKDTEFDWEKVISLEGDSGPYVQYAYARGRSVLAKAEETDEAGFAPQALTDPEALAVIRLLERFPEVVRGAAEKDEPSLIARYCLDLAAAFNTFYHARRILGVDDTTQTARLALVRGVCQVLEIGLYLLGLEAPEEM; from the coding sequence TGCCCTGTTTTGGGCTTGCCAAGAGGCTGAGGATGGCTCCCAACAAGATTGCTGCCCAGTTGGCTGAGGCCATCGCCGAAGATGCCTGGTTGGCAAAGGTAGAGGTGGTAGGTGGGTATCTCAACCTTTTTCTAGAGCCCAGCTGCTACATCGCTGAAGTATTGGGGGCGGTACTGACGCAGGGCAATCGCTATGGCTCTGGAGAGGAAGAGGGGAACATTGTCATCGATTTTTCCTCTCCCAATATCGCCAAGCCCTTTAGTATAGGTCATTTGCCTTCTACCGTTATCGGTCATTCCTTGGCCCGGATTTACCGTCACCTAGGCTTTAACGTGGTTCGGATTAACCATCTCGGTGACTGGGGAACCCAGTTCGGCAAGCTGATGGTGGCCTATCATCGCTGGGGTGAGGATCAAGCCATCGAAACCAAGGGAATCAAGGAATTGTTGAGGCTCTATGTGAAGTACCATCAGGTGGCTGAGGAAGACCCGGAGCTGGACAACGAGGCTCGGGCCTGGTTCAAGGGGTTAGAGGATGGCGATGCCGAGGCTGTGCGGTTGTGGGAATGGTTTCGCGCACTTAGTCTCCAGGAGTTTGAGCGGGTGTATCGGCGGATGGGAATTGAGTTTGATAGTTACCTCGGGGAGAGTTTCTACAACGACAAAATGGACGAGGTGCTTAAGACTATCATCGAGGCTGGGATTGCCACGGCCAGCGAGGGCGCTTTGGTGGTCGACGTCGGAGACGACATTCCCCCTTGCCTGCTGAAAAAAAGCGATGGCGCCACCCTGTATGCTACCCGGGATATTACCGCGGCCATCTACCGCTGGAACCAGTGGAAATTCGTCAAGTCTTTGTACGTGGTTGGAGTGACCCAGTCCCTACATTTTGATCAGGTGTTTCGGGTTCTGAACCTGTTGGGCCACCACTGGGCCCAGCGTTGTCAGCATGTCCCCTTTGGAACCATTCTCTTCGGCGATGAGGCAATGTCCACCCGGCGGGGAAATGTCATCTTCCTGGAGGATGTGTTAGAGGAGGCAGTGACCCGTATCCGAACTGTAATCGCGGCGAGAAACCCAGATCTAGCGGACCCCGACGGGGTGGCGAAGCAGGTGGGGATCGGGGCAGTGATCTTTAATGCCTTGGCCCACAGCAGAATTAAGGACACGGAATTTGACTGGGAGAAGGTGATTAGTCTCGAAGGCGACAGCGGTCCCTATGTACAATATGCCTATGCCCGGGGGCGAAGTGTCTTGGCCAAAGCCGAAGAAACCGATGAGGCCGGCTTTGCGCCCCAGGCCCTAACTGACCCAGAGGCCTTGGCTGTGATCCGGTTACTGGAGCGGTTCCCTGAGGTAGTGCGGGGGGCAGCGGAGAAGGATGAACCTTCACTCATTGCTCGCTATTGTCTCGACTTGGCGGCAGCCTTCAATACCTTCTATCATGCTCGACGGATCCTGGGGGTTGATGACACCACCCAGACAGCACGCCTCGCCCTAGTGCGTGGGGTTTGCCAAGTCCTGGAGATAGGCCTGTATCTGTTGGGCCTTGAGGCTCCAGAGGAAATGTAG